One stretch of Tachysurus fulvidraco isolate hzauxx_2018 chromosome 12, HZAU_PFXX_2.0, whole genome shotgun sequence DNA includes these proteins:
- the zfp36l1a gene encoding mRNA decay activator protein ZFP36L1a, translated as MTTAVVSPLFDYSEVINNKNNKMLNYNNNILGASHSMSVPCNGANLTISNPTGSLLDRKAVGTPTIGGVYQRRHSVTLPSSKLNQNQFLSNGKADSALVGPGMGSSNKENRLRDRSFSETGDRLMKCMSSGGTGSNQVNSSRYKTELCRPFEENGACKYGDKCQFAHGIHELRSLNRHPKYKTELCRTFHTIGFCPYGPRCHFIHNAEERRGPPAAPSPLSPSNKLDRPRLQHSYSFAGFPSSGGLRDSPTSVTPPPMFSPDELPEWPSSNPFTYSSQELANLFCPSLSSGSGADHIIHAPSSPSNTPYSFRPMSESPHLFESPSSQPDSLSDQEGYQSSSGGSLSGSESPILDTTRRLPIFSRLSISDD; from the exons ATGACCACGGCTGTGGTGTCGCCTCTGTTCGATTACAGCGAAGTTATCAACAACAAG AACAACAAAATGCTGAATTACAATAACAACATACTTGGTGCTTCACATTCCATGTCTGTGCCTTGCAATGGTGCGAATCTGACCATCTCCAACCCCACTGGGAGCCTGCTGGACAGGAAGGCTGTGGGGACACCAACCATTGGTGGGGTTTACCAACGACGGCACTCTGTCACTTTGCCCAGCAGCAAGCTCAACCAGAACCAGTTCCTGAGCAATGGGAAGGCAGATTCGGCGTTGGTCGGCCCTGGGATGGGCAGCAGCAACAAGGAGAACCGACTCCGTGATCGGTCTTTCTCAGAGACCGGGGACCGGCTGATGAAGTGCATGAGCTCCGGGGGCACTGGAAGCAATCAGGTGAACTCAAGCCGCTACAAAACAGAGCTGTGCAGGCCATTTGAGGAGAATGGTGCATGCAAGTATGGTGACAAGTGCCAGTTTGCCCATGGCATCCATGAGCTCCGCAGTCTTAACCGCCACCCTAAGTACAAGACGGAACTCTGCCGCACCTTCCACACCATTGGCTTTTGCCCATATGGGCCACGCTGCCATTTTATCCATAATGCAGAAGAGCGCCGTGGACCTCCAGCTGCCCCATCCCCACTCTCTCCTTCTAACAAGCTGGATAGGCCACGGCTCCAGCACAGCTACAGTTTTGCAGGGTTTCCCAGCTCCGGAGGCCTAAGAGACAGCCCCACTTCTGTCACACCTCCACCCATGTTCTCCCCAGATGAGCTGCCTGAGTGGCCCAGCAGCAATCCCTTCACTTACTCCAGCCAGGAGCTGGCCAATCTCTTCTGCCCCAGCTTGAGCAGTGGATCTGGTGCTGATCACATTATTCATGCACCATCTTCTCCATCCAACACCCCTTACTCCTTTAGACCCATGTCTGAGTCTCCCCACCTCTTTGAGTCTCCGTCCAGCCAGCCAGACTCACTGTCTGATCAGGAGGGGTACCAGAGCAGCTCAGGAGGGAGCCTGAGTGGCTCAGAATCACCCATCCTTGATACCACCCGCCGACTTCCCATTTTCAGCAGGCTGTCTATCTCGGATGATTAG